A region of Alteromonadaceae bacterium 2753L.S.0a.02 DNA encodes the following proteins:
- a CDS encoding putative glutamine amidotransferase, whose product MKIIAVTQRVDIHHKGAERRDAVDQQLLNLLNCAGYLPLTLPNNTQLAWQLLSKNPVVGFVLSGGNDLVQYGGDAPERDALETELIHHALANNTPLLGICRGMQLLLDFWGQRLQPVKGQVTQHQHIIWHGENHLVNSYHHWGSSSAPNPFQVTATAAVDDNKRAIVKAIKHREQPIYGIMWHPERISPFRDEDITFLQSVFL is encoded by the coding sequence ATGAAAATAATCGCTGTTACCCAACGGGTTGATATTCATCACAAGGGAGCAGAACGTAGAGATGCCGTCGACCAACAGCTTCTCAATTTGCTTAATTGTGCCGGATATTTACCGCTTACTTTACCCAATAACACCCAGCTCGCCTGGCAGCTTCTAAGCAAGAATCCTGTTGTTGGTTTCGTTTTAAGCGGTGGAAACGACCTTGTTCAATACGGTGGCGATGCACCAGAACGTGACGCCTTGGAGACAGAGTTAATTCATCATGCACTCGCAAATAACACACCCTTACTTGGTATTTGCCGCGGTATGCAATTGCTTCTGGATTTCTGGGGGCAACGCTTGCAGCCTGTAAAAGGTCAGGTTACGCAACATCAACATATTATATGGCACGGTGAAAATCATCTTGTGAACAGCTACCACCACTGGGGAAGCTCGTCTGCACCAAATCCATTTCAAGTTACAGCAACAGCCGCCGTTGATGATAATAAACGAGCAATCGTAAAAGCGATTAAACATCGCGAGCAACCTATTTACGGCATCATGTGGCACCCGGAGCGTATAAGCCCTTTTCGAGATGAAGATATAACGTTTTTACAAAGTGTATTCCTATGA